A window of Halomonas sp. H10-9-1 contains these coding sequences:
- the adhP gene encoding alcohol dehydrogenase AdhP — protein MDNTMKAAVVRKFGEPLVIEEVAVPRPQQGEVLVKVAASGVCHTDLHAAHGDWPVKPNPPFIPGHEGVGHVVAVGEGVSHVKEGDRVGVPWLYSACGHCEHCLGGWETLCESQQNTGYSVNGGFADYTLADAGYVGRLPDSVGFLEIAPVLCAGVTVYKGLKMTDARPGQWVVISGIGGLGHMAVQYARAMGFNVAAVDVDDAKLAHAERLGAAVTVNALKTDPAAYLKREIGGAHGALVTAVSPQAFDQAQRMLRRGGTLVLNGLPPGDFPLPIFDTVLNGITVRGSIVGTRQDLQEALDFAGEGKVKATVSTDRLDNINAVFQRMIDGKIEGRVVLDMA, from the coding sequence ATGGACAACACGATGAAGGCCGCCGTGGTACGTAAGTTCGGCGAGCCGCTGGTGATCGAGGAGGTGGCAGTGCCGCGTCCGCAGCAGGGGGAGGTCCTGGTGAAGGTGGCCGCTTCCGGCGTCTGCCATACCGACCTGCACGCCGCCCACGGGGACTGGCCGGTCAAGCCCAACCCGCCCTTTATCCCCGGCCATGAGGGCGTGGGCCACGTGGTGGCAGTGGGGGAGGGCGTCTCCCATGTCAAGGAGGGTGACCGCGTCGGCGTGCCCTGGCTCTATTCCGCCTGCGGCCACTGCGAGCACTGTCTCGGCGGCTGGGAGACCCTGTGCGAATCGCAGCAGAACACCGGCTACTCGGTCAACGGAGGCTTCGCCGACTATACCCTGGCCGATGCCGGCTACGTCGGGCGGCTGCCGGATAGCGTCGGCTTCCTGGAGATCGCGCCGGTGTTGTGCGCCGGGGTCACCGTCTACAAGGGGCTGAAGATGACCGATGCCCGTCCCGGCCAGTGGGTGGTGATCTCAGGCATCGGTGGCCTCGGGCATATGGCGGTGCAGTACGCTCGCGCCATGGGCTTCAATGTGGCCGCGGTGGACGTCGATGACGCCAAGCTGGCCCACGCCGAGCGGCTGGGGGCGGCGGTCACCGTCAACGCCTTGAAGACCGACCCCGCGGCCTACCTGAAGCGTGAGATCGGCGGCGCCCACGGCGCGCTGGTCACGGCGGTGTCGCCCCAGGCCTTCGACCAGGCCCAGCGCATGCTGCGCCGCGGCGGTACCCTGGTGCTCAACGGGTTGCCCCCCGGCGACTTCCCGCTGCCGATCTTCGACACCGTGCTCAACGGCATCACCGTCCGCGGCTCCATCGTCGGCACCCGCCAGGACCTGCAGGAGGCGCTGGACTTCGCTGGCGAAGGCAAGGTCAAGGCCACGGTGTCCACCGATCGCCTCGACAACATCAACGCGGTCTTCCAGCGCATGATCGACGGCAAGATCGAGGGCCGCGTGGTGCTCGACATGGCCTGA
- a CDS encoding response regulator: protein MTQAEHPQRILIVEDEPKIARLVADYLAGNGFEPHHLDHGDSVLPWLEETRQTGKGPALVLLDLMLPGTDGLTLCREIRQRWPALPMIMLTARVEEVDRLLGLELGADDYICKPFSPREVVARVKAVLRRGQLASKPDAASSDLVLDEEGWRALADGHDLGLTAVEFQLLKVMMHAPGRIFSRGQLMDHMYRDHRIVSERTVDSHVKKLRRKIAETWPEREVIRSVYGVGYKYQPEE, encoded by the coding sequence ATGACCCAGGCAGAGCACCCCCAGCGCATCCTGATCGTCGAGGATGAACCCAAGATCGCCCGGCTGGTGGCCGACTACCTGGCCGGCAACGGCTTCGAACCTCACCACCTGGATCACGGTGACAGCGTGCTGCCGTGGCTGGAGGAGACCCGCCAGACCGGGAAGGGGCCGGCGCTGGTGCTGCTCGACCTGATGCTGCCCGGCACCGACGGGCTCACCCTGTGCCGCGAGATCCGCCAGCGCTGGCCGGCCCTGCCGATGATCATGCTTACCGCCCGGGTCGAGGAAGTCGACCGCCTGCTGGGCCTCGAACTCGGCGCCGATGACTACATCTGCAAGCCGTTCAGTCCCCGCGAGGTGGTCGCCCGGGTCAAGGCGGTGCTGCGCCGCGGCCAGTTGGCCAGCAAGCCAGACGCCGCCAGCAGCGACCTGGTGCTGGACGAGGAGGGCTGGCGAGCCCTGGCCGACGGCCACGACCTGGGGCTCACCGCCGTGGAGTTCCAGTTGCTCAAGGTGATGATGCATGCCCCGGGGCGGATCTTCTCCCGCGGCCAGCTGATGGACCACATGTACCGCGACCACCGCATCGTCTCCGAGCGTACCGTCGACAGCCACGTCAAGAAGCTGCGCCGCAAGATCGCCGAAACCTGGCCGGAGCGCGAGGTGATCCGTTCCGTCTACGGGGTTGGCTACAAGTACCAGCCCGAGGAGTGA
- a CDS encoding TlpA family protein disulfide reductase, translating to MTALPDWQVSRWLNCDTPLTLGMLRGRVVMIHVFQMLCPGCAMHGLPQAQRVTRLLVDAPLTVIGLHSVFEHHAAMMPLALGAFLAEYRYTFPVAIDAASADGDPRPRTMRAWALEGTPTTLLIDAHGRLRHRLFGVEEELALGVRLGRLLQEVEGAADAPR from the coding sequence ATGACCGCACTGCCCGACTGGCAGGTAAGCCGCTGGCTCAACTGCGACACGCCGCTGACCCTGGGCATGCTGCGTGGCCGGGTGGTGATGATCCATGTCTTCCAGATGCTGTGCCCGGGCTGCGCCATGCACGGCCTGCCTCAGGCCCAGCGGGTGACGCGACTGCTGGTCGACGCCCCGCTGACGGTGATAGGGCTGCACAGCGTGTTCGAGCACCACGCGGCGATGATGCCCCTGGCGCTGGGGGCGTTTCTGGCCGAGTACCGCTATACCTTCCCGGTGGCCATCGACGCTGCCAGCGCCGACGGTGATCCTCGGCCACGCACGATGCGCGCCTGGGCGCTGGAGGGCACCCCCACCACGCTGCTGATCGACGCCCACGGCCGGCTACGCCACCGCCTTTTCGGCGTCGAGGAGGAGCTGGCCCTGGGCGTGCGCCTGGGCCGGCTTCTGCAGGAGGTCGAGGGCGCAGCAGACGCACCGCGGTGA
- a CDS encoding response regulator transcription factor, whose translation MTTLMVADDHPLFREAIAAVIAAGLPESRLLEADSLAQAMREAQRHEASLDLLLLDLGLPDAAGLDGLARLRDALPDLPVAILSAEQDRRTVLEAIELGAVGYIPKSTPRDDLLAALERILEGHLYLPPQVMRRPPLSRRDSPPAPLDAPLARLTDKQLEVLKELGHGASNKAIARKLGIAETTVKTHVSAILRRLGVTSRVQAVLLAGELDLPAYLVSRRGR comes from the coding sequence ATGACCACCCTGATGGTCGCCGACGACCACCCGCTGTTTCGCGAGGCGATCGCCGCGGTGATCGCCGCCGGCCTTCCCGAGAGCAGGCTACTGGAGGCCGACAGCCTGGCCCAGGCCATGCGCGAGGCACAGCGCCACGAGGCGAGCCTCGACCTGCTGCTGCTCGACCTGGGGCTCCCCGATGCCGCCGGGCTCGATGGCCTGGCGCGGCTCCGTGACGCCCTGCCCGACCTGCCGGTGGCGATCCTCTCCGCCGAACAGGATCGGCGCACAGTGCTCGAGGCGATCGAGCTCGGCGCGGTGGGCTACATCCCCAAGTCGACACCCCGCGACGACCTGCTGGCCGCGCTGGAGCGCATCCTTGAGGGCCATCTCTACTTGCCCCCCCAGGTGATGCGCCGCCCGCCTCTCAGCAGGCGCGATTCGCCGCCGGCACCCCTCGACGCGCCCCTGGCGAGGCTTACCGACAAGCAGCTCGAGGTACTGAAGGAGCTCGGCCACGGCGCCTCCAACAAGGCCATCGCTCGCAAGCTGGGTATCGCCGAGACCACGGTGAAGACCCACGTCTCGGCGATCCTGCGCCGTCTCGGCGTTACCAGCCGCGTCCAGGCCGTGCTGCTCGCAGGGGAGCTCGACCTGCCCGCCTACCTGGTCTCACGGCGGGGGCGCTGA
- a CDS encoding ATP-binding protein: MLKLPLRLRLGAISALVLFAAALVVVGLVSWRQDSLAGSVGGDAVWHAYKLDRDTVQMRSYLAQPEAVLSGLRLRFELFYSRLTLIRQGDVTELVAQIPAAVDLIDEIEARIEALDDAIAGLDSLEGEARQDLEQRLEVLGNRTERLVIAINGYLAKSATHERRQLQWLYGLLLVLILAMSFAALLVAMMLFREAHDSAAARRDLEKLSHKLQATARRAESASRAKSDFLATVSHEIRTPLNGVIGMSHLLLEEPLEEHPRQYATTIHDSANLLLGLINELLDFSKIEAGRLDLEYQPLSLAALLEGSVSIFSARAESCGIGLEARVSEMLPAWVMGDPARLRQVLLNLVSNAVKFTDQGRVVLEASLEDDETLRLEVRDSGCGIPAEQRERIFEPFLQGDASTARRFGGTGLGLAISRRLVDAMGGSIDVQSEPGVGSRFWCLLPLVPAAEPSQAAATGPVELGQLQGARLLVVEDNPVNQQVAQAMLERLECRVSLAESGEAALALTERRSFDLIFMDVQMPGMDGLEVTRRLRQRHGWSAEVPIVAMTAGGPGGERARCLAAGMNGYLTKPLLLEALLEVLGRHLGGSTSAPAAAMSQETLVDSRILVSLLDSFGEPGLVPVVVLYRDQAEAHLAQLDSALAAGDAEGMRHVAHQLKGESASLGAVKVAGLAARLERLAAEETLAAARPALRELDACLAATLASLARWTGALSD; this comes from the coding sequence ATGCTGAAGTTGCCCCTGCGGCTGAGGCTGGGGGCGATCAGTGCCCTGGTGCTGTTCGCCGCAGCTCTGGTCGTGGTGGGCCTGGTCTCCTGGCGCCAGGACAGCCTGGCGGGCAGCGTCGGCGGCGATGCCGTCTGGCATGCCTACAAGCTTGACCGGGATACCGTGCAGATGCGCAGCTATCTCGCCCAGCCCGAAGCGGTCCTCTCCGGACTGCGGCTGCGCTTCGAGCTCTTCTACAGCCGCCTGACCCTGATACGCCAGGGCGATGTCACCGAGCTGGTCGCCCAGATTCCCGCCGCCGTCGACCTCATCGATGAGATCGAGGCGCGCATCGAGGCGCTGGACGACGCCATCGCCGGGCTCGACTCCCTGGAGGGAGAGGCCCGGCAGGACCTGGAGCAGCGCCTGGAGGTGCTGGGCAACCGCACCGAGCGCCTGGTGATCGCCATCAATGGCTACCTGGCGAAGAGTGCGACCCACGAGCGGCGCCAGCTGCAGTGGCTCTATGGCCTGCTGCTGGTGCTGATCCTTGCCATGAGCTTCGCCGCCCTGCTGGTGGCGATGATGCTGTTTCGCGAGGCGCACGACAGCGCCGCCGCCCGCCGCGACCTGGAGAAGCTCAGCCACAAGCTGCAGGCCACCGCGCGGCGCGCGGAGTCGGCGAGCCGGGCCAAGTCGGATTTCCTGGCCACCGTGAGCCACGAGATTCGTACCCCGCTCAATGGCGTCATCGGCATGAGTCACCTGCTGCTGGAGGAGCCCCTGGAGGAGCACCCACGGCAGTATGCGACCACCATCCACGACAGCGCCAACTTGTTGCTGGGGCTGATCAACGAGCTGCTGGACTTCTCCAAGATCGAGGCCGGCCGGCTCGACCTGGAATACCAGCCGCTGTCGCTTGCGGCCCTGCTGGAGGGCTCGGTGTCGATCTTCTCCGCGCGCGCCGAGTCATGCGGGATCGGCCTCGAGGCGCGGGTATCCGAGATGCTGCCCGCCTGGGTGATGGGGGATCCGGCGCGGCTGCGTCAGGTACTGCTCAACCTGGTCTCCAATGCCGTGAAGTTCACCGACCAGGGGCGGGTTGTCCTCGAGGCGTCGCTCGAGGATGACGAGACCCTGCGGCTGGAAGTGCGCGACTCCGGTTGTGGCATCCCCGCCGAGCAGCGTGAGCGCATCTTCGAACCCTTCCTCCAGGGCGATGCCTCTACTGCACGGCGCTTCGGCGGTACCGGGCTGGGCCTGGCGATCTCACGCCGACTGGTCGATGCCATGGGGGGCAGCATCGACGTGCAGAGCGAGCCCGGTGTCGGTAGTCGCTTCTGGTGCCTGCTGCCGCTGGTGCCTGCCGCCGAGCCGTCACAGGCGGCCGCGACGGGCCCGGTCGAGCTCGGCCAGCTACAGGGGGCACGCTTGCTGGTAGTGGAGGACAATCCGGTCAATCAGCAAGTCGCCCAGGCGATGCTCGAGCGATTGGAGTGTCGCGTCAGCCTGGCCGAGTCCGGCGAGGCGGCACTGGCCCTGACCGAGCGCCGCTCCTTCGACCTGATCTTCATGGATGTGCAGATGCCCGGCATGGACGGCCTGGAGGTGACCCGCCGGTTACGCCAGCGCCACGGCTGGTCGGCCGAGGTGCCCATCGTGGCCATGACTGCCGGCGGACCGGGGGGCGAGCGGGCGCGTTGCCTGGCCGCGGGGATGAATGGCTACCTCACCAAGCCGCTGCTCCTGGAGGCCCTGCTGGAGGTGCTGGGGCGCCACCTGGGGGGTAGCACCTCGGCGCCGGCCGCCGCCATGAGCCAGGAGACGCTGGTCGATTCACGGATCCTGGTGTCGCTGCTCGACTCCTTCGGTGAACCTGGGCTGGTGCCAGTGGTGGTGCTGTACCGCGACCAGGCCGAGGCACATCTCGCCCAGCTCGATTCGGCCCTGGCGGCGGGTGACGCCGAGGGGATGCGGCATGTGGCGCACCAGCTGAAGGGAGAGTCCGCGAGCCTGGGAGCGGTGAAGGTGGCGGGACTGGCGGCACGGCTCGAGCGACTCGCCGCCGAGGAGACGCTCGCGGCGGCGCGTCCCGCCCTTCGGGAGCTAGATGCCTGCCTGGCCGCCACCCTGGCCTCCCTGGCTCGCTGGACGGGAGCCCTCTCGGACTGA
- a CDS encoding aldehyde dehydrogenase family protein: MIYANPGESGAVIAFEKRYGNYIGGEFVPPVKGQYFDNVSPVNGEVFCQIPRSSAEDIDLALDAAHAAAPAWGKTSAAERSNILLRIADRIEQNIEMLAVAETWDNGKAVRETLNADLPLAVDHFRYFAGCIRAQEGTAADIDANTVAYHFHEPLGVVGQIIPWNFPLLMAVWKLAPALAAGNCVVLKPAEQTPASILELMKLVGDLLPPGVVNVVNGYGAEAGQALAGSKRIAKIAFTGSTPVGAHILKCAAENIIPSTVELGGKSPNIYFADIMNAEPAFIDKAAEGLVLAFFNQGEVCTCPSRALIQESMYDAFMAKVMEKVGQIKRGNPLDTDVQVGAQASQEQFDKIMSYMAIARDEGAEVLTGGDKASFDPAYDNGFYIQPTLLKGHNKMRVFQEEIFGPVVAVTTFKDEEEALAIANDTEFGLGAGVWSRDINVAFRMGRGIQAGRVWTNCYHQYPAHAAFGGYKKSGVGRETHKVALEHYQQTKNLLVSYDINPLGFF, encoded by the coding sequence ATGATCTACGCCAATCCCGGCGAGTCCGGCGCCGTCATCGCTTTCGAGAAACGCTACGGCAACTATATCGGCGGCGAGTTCGTGCCACCGGTGAAGGGTCAGTACTTCGATAACGTCAGCCCGGTCAACGGCGAGGTGTTCTGCCAGATCCCGCGCTCGAGTGCCGAGGATATCGACCTGGCGCTGGATGCCGCCCACGCCGCCGCGCCCGCCTGGGGCAAGACCTCCGCCGCCGAGCGCTCCAACATCCTGCTCAGGATCGCCGATCGCATCGAGCAGAATATCGAGATGCTGGCCGTGGCCGAGACCTGGGACAACGGCAAGGCGGTGCGCGAGACCCTCAACGCCGACCTGCCGCTGGCCGTCGACCACTTCCGCTACTTCGCTGGCTGCATCCGCGCCCAGGAAGGCACCGCCGCCGATATCGATGCCAATACCGTGGCCTACCACTTCCACGAGCCGCTGGGCGTGGTGGGGCAGATCATTCCCTGGAACTTCCCGCTGCTGATGGCGGTGTGGAAGCTGGCGCCGGCCCTGGCCGCCGGCAACTGCGTGGTGCTCAAGCCCGCCGAGCAGACCCCGGCCTCGATACTGGAGCTGATGAAGCTGGTCGGCGACCTGCTGCCGCCGGGGGTGGTCAACGTGGTCAACGGCTACGGTGCCGAGGCGGGCCAGGCGCTGGCCGGAAGCAAGCGCATCGCCAAGATCGCCTTCACCGGCTCGACCCCGGTAGGGGCGCATATCCTCAAGTGCGCCGCGGAAAACATCATCCCCTCCACCGTGGAGCTGGGTGGCAAGTCGCCCAACATCTACTTCGCCGACATCATGAACGCCGAGCCCGCGTTCATCGACAAGGCCGCGGAAGGCCTGGTGCTGGCCTTCTTCAACCAGGGCGAGGTGTGTACCTGCCCGTCCCGGGCGCTGATCCAGGAGTCGATGTACGACGCCTTCATGGCCAAGGTGATGGAGAAGGTCGGGCAGATCAAGCGCGGCAACCCGCTGGATACCGACGTCCAGGTGGGCGCCCAGGCCTCCCAGGAGCAGTTCGACAAGATCATGTCCTACATGGCGATCGCCCGCGACGAGGGTGCCGAGGTGCTCACCGGCGGCGACAAGGCGAGCTTCGATCCCGCCTACGACAACGGCTTCTATATCCAGCCGACCCTGCTCAAGGGCCACAACAAGATGCGGGTCTTCCAGGAGGAGATCTTCGGCCCGGTGGTGGCGGTGACCACCTTCAAGGACGAGGAGGAGGCCCTGGCCATCGCCAACGACACCGAGTTCGGCCTGGGCGCCGGGGTGTGGAGTCGCGATATCAACGTCGCCTTCCGCATGGGGCGTGGCATCCAGGCTGGTCGCGTGTGGACCAACTGCTACCACCAGTACCCGGCCCACGCCGCCTTCGGCGGCTACAAGAAGTCCGGTGTCGGCCGCGAGACTCACAAGGTGGCCCTCGAGCACTACCAGCAGACCAAGAACCTGCTGGTCAGCTATGACATCAATCCTCTGGGCTTCTTCTAG
- the nosP gene encoding nitric oxide-sensing protein NosP: protein MRPDPAPCPGGSPLCSAVSRHADPAAAVAELGEALCHPALGFVLFFCSADYPLEGLSRALTHTFGRVPVVGCTTAGEISPAGYERGCIVAIGLSQESFAVACAPVMDLDRFDLLAAQRLVDGLLEECRDAVPDSAGRFALTLLDGLSSREEQVLATLEAALGSIPGFGGSAGDDNRLARTHVYAEGRFHPRAAVVVMVATRLPFEVFTTHHLQPLDHKLVVTRADSATRRVLELNALPAAEEYARLVGVPVAALDAEAFALHPLAVRIADAHYVRSVQRVNPDGSLSFYCAVETGIVLTAMRPTPMLEQLEAVLDGLAQRLGEPALVIGCDCFLRRLEIEARGELATASRLLSRSRVIGFNTYGEQHHGMHLNQTFTGVAIGSATRP from the coding sequence ATGCGCCCCGATCCTGCCCCGTGCCCCGGCGGCTCCCCCCTGTGCAGCGCGGTCTCGCGGCATGCCGACCCTGCGGCCGCCGTGGCTGAACTCGGCGAGGCGCTGTGCCATCCGGCGCTGGGCTTCGTGCTCTTCTTCTGCAGCGCCGACTATCCCCTCGAGGGCCTGTCCCGGGCGCTCACGCACACCTTCGGGCGGGTGCCGGTGGTGGGGTGCACCACGGCCGGCGAGATCAGCCCGGCAGGCTATGAGCGCGGTTGCATCGTGGCCATCGGCCTGTCGCAGGAGTCCTTTGCGGTCGCCTGCGCCCCGGTGATGGACCTGGATCGTTTCGACCTTCTCGCGGCCCAGCGGCTGGTGGATGGTCTGCTGGAAGAGTGTCGCGACGCGGTGCCGGACAGCGCGGGACGCTTCGCCCTGACCCTGCTCGACGGCCTCTCCAGTCGCGAGGAACAGGTGCTGGCCACCCTGGAGGCCGCGCTGGGTAGCATCCCCGGCTTCGGCGGCTCCGCCGGTGACGACAACCGCCTGGCGCGCACCCACGTCTATGCCGAGGGTCGCTTCCACCCCCGGGCGGCGGTGGTGGTGATGGTGGCGACGCGGCTGCCCTTCGAGGTCTTCACCACCCACCACTTGCAGCCGCTTGACCATAAGCTGGTGGTCACCCGGGCGGACAGCGCGACGCGTCGGGTGCTCGAGCTCAATGCGCTGCCCGCGGCCGAAGAGTATGCGCGGCTGGTGGGCGTGCCGGTGGCGGCGCTGGATGCCGAGGCCTTTGCCCTGCATCCGCTGGCGGTGCGCATCGCCGATGCCCACTACGTGCGGTCGGTGCAGCGGGTCAACCCCGATGGCAGCCTGAGCTTCTACTGTGCCGTGGAGACCGGCATCGTGCTCACCGCCATGCGCCCCACGCCGATGCTCGAGCAACTCGAGGCGGTCCTCGATGGCCTGGCGCAGCGCCTTGGCGAGCCGGCCCTGGTGATCGGCTGCGATTGTTTCCTGCGCCGGCTCGAGATCGAGGCGCGCGGAGAGCTGGCGACCGCATCGCGGCTGCTGTCGCGCTCCCGGGTCATCGGTTTTAACACCTACGGCGAGCAGCACCATGGCATGCACCTCAACCAGACCTTTACCGGAGTCGCCATTGGATCCGCGACGCGCCCCTGA
- the dauA gene encoding C4-dicarboxylic acid transporter DauA: MPRASDGFGYRLPLPGSALVAAWRQGYGLAELRRDLLAGLTIGIVAVPLSMALAIATGVPPQHGLYTAIVAGAIIALTGGSRFNVSGPTAAFVVILFPIVANHGIGGLLIATLMAGLILVALGLARLGSLIQFVPYPVVLGFTAGIAVVIALLQLPDFLGLEVELGEGTLGNAATIARAVPGLDPAELGIGLITLATLILWPRLRLAIPAPLAGLAVGTLAALAVTPLGVEVDTIAARFSWSLQGESGSGIPPFAPSLMLPWQLPGPDGMPLVVDFALIRELLGPALAIAMLGAIESLLCAVVADGLTRTRHDPNAELLGQGLGNLIAPFFGGITATAALARTATNIRSGAFSPVAAVVHALVVLLAVVVLAGVLALVPMAALAALLFIIAWNMSEARHFVHTLKSAPGSDVAILVICFALTVVFDMVLAVAVGMALAAALFIRRMAEVTQTRRLDEEDRDVPGELPHGVALYAIDGPLFFGAAEKAISSLRVVDPEIRVVLLDMRDVPSLDATAIVSLQALAEELRSRRIGLIFVDMAARQVSKLGRAGLRREAGCLAVVRDLPRGRRLAERWLAAADGAC, encoded by the coding sequence ATGCCCCGCGCCTCCGACGGTTTCGGCTATCGTCTCCCGCTGCCCGGCAGTGCCCTGGTCGCCGCCTGGCGCCAGGGCTACGGCCTGGCCGAGCTGCGTCGCGACCTGCTCGCCGGACTGACCATCGGCATCGTCGCGGTGCCGCTCTCCATGGCCCTGGCCATCGCCACCGGCGTGCCACCCCAGCACGGTCTCTACACCGCCATCGTCGCCGGTGCCATCATCGCCCTGACCGGGGGCTCACGCTTCAACGTCTCCGGCCCCACCGCCGCCTTCGTGGTCATCCTGTTTCCCATCGTCGCCAACCACGGCATCGGTGGCTTGTTGATCGCCACCCTGATGGCCGGACTGATCCTGGTGGCCCTGGGACTCGCCCGCCTGGGCAGCCTGATCCAGTTTGTGCCCTACCCGGTGGTGCTCGGCTTCACCGCCGGCATCGCCGTGGTGATCGCGCTGCTGCAACTGCCCGACTTCCTCGGCCTGGAGGTGGAACTGGGCGAAGGCACCCTCGGCAATGCGGCCACCATCGCCCGGGCGGTGCCGGGACTCGACCCCGCGGAGCTGGGGATCGGCCTGATCACCCTGGCCACCCTGATCCTCTGGCCCCGCCTGCGCCTGGCGATCCCCGCGCCGCTGGCGGGACTCGCCGTGGGCACCCTGGCGGCCCTGGCGGTCACCCCGCTCGGCGTCGAGGTCGACACCATCGCTGCGCGTTTCAGTTGGAGCCTGCAGGGGGAAAGCGGCAGCGGCATTCCCCCCTTCGCGCCGAGCCTGATGCTGCCCTGGCAGCTACCCGGACCGGACGGCATGCCGCTGGTGGTGGACTTCGCACTGATCCGCGAGCTGCTGGGCCCGGCACTGGCCATCGCCATGCTGGGGGCCATCGAGTCGCTGCTCTGCGCGGTGGTGGCCGATGGCCTCACCCGCACCCGTCACGACCCCAACGCCGAGCTGCTGGGCCAGGGACTGGGCAACCTTATCGCCCCCTTCTTCGGCGGCATCACCGCCACCGCGGCACTGGCGCGCACCGCCACCAATATCCGTAGCGGGGCCTTCTCACCGGTGGCCGCGGTGGTCCATGCCCTGGTGGTGCTGCTGGCGGTGGTGGTGCTGGCGGGCGTGCTGGCCCTGGTGCCCATGGCAGCCCTCGCCGCACTGCTGTTCATCATCGCCTGGAACATGAGCGAGGCGCGCCACTTCGTGCATACCCTGAAGAGCGCGCCGGGCAGCGACGTGGCGATCCTGGTGATCTGCTTCGCGCTGACGGTGGTATTCGACATGGTACTGGCGGTGGCGGTGGGCATGGCGCTGGCGGCGGCGCTGTTCATTCGCCGCATGGCCGAGGTGACCCAGACCCGTCGCCTGGACGAAGAAGACCGAGACGTGCCCGGTGAGCTTCCCCACGGCGTCGCGCTCTACGCGATCGACGGCCCGTTGTTCTTCGGCGCCGCCGAGAAGGCCATCTCGTCGCTGCGGGTGGTCGACCCGGAGATTCGGGTCGTGCTGCTCGACATGCGCGACGTCCCCAGCCTCGATGCCACCGCCATCGTCTCGCTGCAGGCGCTGGCCGAGGAGCTGCGTTCACGCCGCATTGGCCTGATCTTCGTCGACATGGCAGCACGCCAGGTGAGCAAGCTGGGCCGCGCCGGGCTGCGACGTGAAGCCGGTTGCCTGGCCGTGGTACGGGACCTGCCCCGGGGACGGCGACTCGCCGAGCGCTGGCTGGCCGCCGCCGACGGCGCGTGCTGA
- a CDS encoding hybrid sensor histidine kinase/response regulator: protein MDPRRAPEASASPQALAEENARLRRICSALIERVESGGVPHGGPYGAFEHSVLLAEQVRERTETLQRTLAALERSRAEAEAANLSKTRFLAAVSHDLLQPLNAARLFASALEGHRLPDESHRLVGSINRALKDVEALIGSLVDISRLDAGVLRPDVTSFPAEELLGVLAEEYRQVAASRGLELRHVPSGAVITSDLALLARVVRNFLSNAIRYTRHGRILLGCRRRGDGLEIVVGDTGPGIAPAQQRVIFDEFHRLGAGGADDDRGLGLGLAIVERIAGMLGHPLGLASRPGQGSLFSLRVPYGTAPATPQAVGHETPGPLAGARVWVIDNDADIRDGMVALLGGWGCRVTSAATPQRLEGMPPEVLLVDYHLGEGQPDGLAVAGRLRRRYPGLPVVVITANHDAALKARIREAGYACLHKPLKPLRLRVLLGTLLEAQRPRRETR, encoded by the coding sequence TTGGATCCGCGACGCGCCCCTGAGGCCTCCGCCTCGCCGCAGGCGCTGGCCGAGGAGAACGCCCGGCTGCGGCGCATCTGTAGCGCCCTGATCGAACGTGTGGAGTCGGGAGGCGTGCCCCACGGAGGGCCCTATGGCGCCTTCGAGCATTCGGTGCTGCTCGCCGAGCAGGTACGTGAGCGCACCGAGACGCTGCAGCGTACCCTGGCCGCCCTGGAGCGCTCCCGGGCCGAGGCCGAAGCGGCCAACCTCTCCAAGACCCGATTCCTCGCCGCGGTGAGCCACGACCTGCTGCAGCCGCTCAACGCGGCCCGGCTCTTCGCCAGCGCCCTGGAGGGGCACCGCCTGCCCGACGAATCGCACCGCCTGGTCGGCAGTATCAACCGCGCGCTCAAGGACGTCGAGGCGCTGATCGGCAGCCTAGTGGACATCTCGCGGCTCGATGCCGGGGTGCTGCGGCCGGATGTGACCAGCTTCCCCGCTGAGGAACTGCTCGGCGTGCTGGCCGAGGAGTATCGCCAGGTCGCCGCCAGCCGGGGGCTCGAGTTGCGCCATGTGCCGAGTGGTGCGGTGATCACCTCCGACCTGGCGCTGCTGGCGCGGGTGGTGCGCAACTTCCTGAGCAACGCCATTCGCTATACCCGTCACGGGCGTATCCTGCTGGGCTGTCGGCGGCGTGGCGATGGGTTGGAGATCGTGGTCGGGGATACCGGTCCGGGCATCGCCCCGGCCCAGCAGCGCGTGATCTTCGATGAGTTCCATCGGCTCGGTGCCGGCGGAGCAGACGACGACCGCGGCCTCGGGTTGGGGCTGGCGATCGTCGAGCGCATCGCCGGCATGCTGGGCCACCCGCTGGGCCTGGCCTCACGCCCGGGGCAGGGGTCGCTGTTCTCGCTGCGGGTGCCCTACGGTACAGCACCGGCCACTCCCCAGGCGGTCGGGCACGAGACGCCGGGGCCACTGGCCGGAGCGCGTGTCTGGGTGATCGACAATGATGCCGATATCCGCGATGGCATGGTCGCCCTGCTGGGTGGCTGGGGATGCCGGGTGACAAGCGCTGCCACCCCCCAGCGGCTGGAGGGCATGCCGCCGGAGGTGCTGTTGGTGGACTATCACCTCGGCGAGGGGCAGCCGGATGGCCTGGCGGTGGCCGGTCGGCTGCGGCGGCGCTACCCGGGGCTCCCGGTGGTGGTGATCACCGCCAACCACGATGCGGCCCTCAAGGCCCGCATCCGCGAGGCGGGTTACGCCTGCCTGCACAAGCCGCTCAAGCCACTGCGGCTGAGGGTATTGCTGGGCACCCTGCTGGAGGCTCAGCGCCCCCGCCGTGAGACCAGGTAG